DNA from Equus asinus isolate D_3611 breed Donkey chromosome 17, EquAss-T2T_v2, whole genome shotgun sequence:
ACTTGTTCCGAAATTCATGTTCATCATCTTCTGGAAGTCAGTTCAGATGCCATCTGCAAACATACAGCTTAGATTTAAATTGCTTTACCTATTTTGAAGGTCATGATTAAACAATAGAGTTTTTACATATTTCACTTCTGCTGTGCTTTTCCCTTTTGGTTATTTGACCTCAAGTTGTTCTTTTTTGATTCCATCTCCCATCCCTAGAGGACATGGTTCAATAAGTTCTCTTGTACATGGTGATTATGCTGGTGGCACCCCTGGAGATTCAGAGTCTGCCTTCAAAATTATGCTTAAGGCCCCAGTGAACTTAATTAGAGAAGAATCATCTTTGAAGATGCACCAACTGAATGACTCAATAGTATGTGCTGTGGTTCAAATGTAGACAAAGTGTGTACAGACCTTGACCCTTACCTCAGAGAGGTTTGCCTGTTTCTGTATTCACATGACTGTCAGGAGCTGAAATAGTAGATTCAGAAGCCAATAAAGTATCTATATAAAATTTTTCTCCATCCTTCAGGCAACCCAAATTCAATAATGCTGTATAAAGATGGGCCAGTATAACTGATTGAGAATTGAAATGTTATAAATGCTATTTCACTGTTTCACTTTTATTGTTATAAAACAGattctgtaaaatatttatctaaaCTGTTCCAAATTTTCTCCTACACAGTTACTTTTTTGAACttcaaaatattgatttaatatttgtttGTCATCAGGACAAATTCTGTGGACAATGAAGATTTTCAAATGTCTTTGTTCACAATCAAGATTCAGACTTCTTTAGGTTACAGACACTCATATTCATTTTGAAAATCACAGCAATTTAAAAGgtaatatttttctgaaagaatgaaatgaatcAAACTTCCGGCAGGCATGTAAAGAGTTTGTTTCATGGAAACAGGTCAAGATCCAGTGGTGGTGCATGTGTTATCTTGCTCTCCGTGCTCACAGAAATGGCAGCAGTGCATGAAGGACGATGGAGAAAGCATCACAATCTGGAACCTGAGTGGAATGACTGTCTCCTTACGCAAGTAACTCAGGAAGTGTATTTACACGTAAGATTCTGATCTAAGCTTTACATTTTGCAAGACTGAATTGCTGGTGTGAcaattcacattcttttaaaagttctccTATGTAATTGTGATAACCAGCAATATTAGGGATCCTTTGTGATTACTAAAATATATAGAGATTGAGTCAATTCTGTAATActcttttccatattttcatattataaagattcaaaataaatttacctCCTCAacatcaatatttttcaaaagcactTTCAGTTATACCTATTTAGGGATATTTTAATTGCCAGATATTTCTAAATACCATGATAGTTTCAATTGTTATATTCTCTAAACCTTGTTTGTTAATCTGTTAAAAACTAGAGGATGACGTAGCATGTTACTTCAATTCCTATTTTTATGTTCACAGGTGAGTTTGAGCATCCTATCATACTTTTCTTGGCCATATGGATGGAGTCTTCATTCAATTGCTTGTTTACATCATTTGTCTACTTTTgctgttggtttgtttttcttttgtgtgttaaCTGCTTAGAGCTCTTTGTTTATGTTGATGTTAACTCTGTATATGTCATCTAAAATGTAAATCTTTTCCCCAGACTAATTTTGTCTATTGATGTTATGGTATCTTTTCCTAAGTCcttaaaatttgttgaaattgTCAAATATATCTATTTGGAATTTCAATTAATACTTAAGAGGCTTATTCTACCCCTAGAATGTACAAAGCCATTTTGCTTATTAACTggaatgtaaatataaattaaatcttATTTAAGTTTTTCATTAAACGtttaatctatttttgttttatttttgtgtaagttATTAGCtatatgtacaattttatcagcTTACAACTGGAAAGCTAGTTACGGTAACCCATTTATTTAATGATGTGTGCATTTCCAACATATGTCTCTAATTACTTGTCTCTCCATTAGTCTGTAAGATTACTGAAGTTAAGGCCCATGGTTTAAGCAGCCTTTCATTCTTATAATCTCTGAATCTCGTGGAGCATGATAAAtcataatacatatttgttgaatgaataaacaaattgttttAAGATTTCAGGAATACACTAGTAATAATCATATTTACAGGTAGTTTTGTCCTGGACTCTGAAATGAGAAGTACAGAAGAACCTATGGAACAAAGGAACAATGTAACTGAATTTGTCCTCTTGGGGCTTACTCAGAGCCTCCAGGGtcagaaaatattatttgttgtgTTCTTGCTCATCTATGTTGCGACAATGGTGGGCAACCTACTCATTGTCTTGACTGTGATGGTCAGCCCAATGCTGGAGGTCCCTATGTACTTCTTTCTTGGCTACTTATCATTTATGGATGCTGTTTATTCTACTACAGTCACCCCAAATTTGATTATAGACCTACTCTGTGAGAAGAAAACCATCTCCTTCCAAGCTTGCATGAGCCAGCTTTTTATAGGGCACTTATTTGGTGGTGCTGAGATTTTACTCCTGGTGGTCATGGCCTATGactgctatgtggccatctgcaaacccttGCATTATTTGACAATCATGAATCAacgagtgtgtattctgctgcttctATTGGCCTGGATTGGAGGGTTTTTGCATGCTATAGTTAAACTTCTGTTGGTTTACAATCtgcccttctgtggccccaatgtcaTCGACCACTTCATCTGTGACATGTACCCCTTATTAAAACTTGCCTGCACTGACACCTACATTATTAGTCTCACTGTGATTGCCAATGATGGGACAATCTGTGTGGTCATCTTTATGCTCTTACTCATCTCCTATGGGGTCATTCTGCACTCCCTGAAGAATCTTAGTCAAGAAGGGAGGCGCAAAGCCTTAACCACTTGTGGCTCCCACATCACTGTCGTGGTCCTCTTCTTTGTCCCTTGTATTTTTATGTACGTGAGACCTCCTTCTACCTTACCCATTGATAAATCCTTGACTGTGTTTTACACTGTTATCACACCTATGTTGAACCCCTTAATCTATACtctgagaaatggagagatgaaAAATGCCATGAAAAAGCTCTGGAGTAGACAAAGTAAATGAGGCAGAAGGCAAATGTCTCACATATTTTCAATGAAGAATTGCTCCTTCCAGGAAAGCCATCTGTCATTATTTAACTGTAGTAAAGATCTCATGTTTAATAACTTGGGCATGATGAAAAACTTTCATTATGTGAATACGTCCCatgatcaaaatattttttaagattttcataatttccaagttcaaaatacatattttattttaaatatacttttaagattttcgtaattgctttggaaaatatatattcagtttTTGTGCATAAAATGTATCTGTTGAGACTATAGATTTATGCTCTATGTCATTAGCATGCTATAGTTAATACTATTTATTTTAGTGATTATTTTAATCAAAGATTTTTATCATTCGTTTCTTAAATAATGCAATCTTTTTCAGAATTAATAGCACTCATTGCaaatttcagcaaaataaaattaaaaaataagacacaaaatcttGTTTCACTCCTCTCCACACAGACAGCCCATGTTAATGTTGAAAGATATATCTTATTTCTGTATCTGCaagatactttaaaatatatagttttgcTCATATTGCTTATACCTTAAGTTTGAAGATGAATGATGCTTCACAGTTCTAATATTAATTAGGCCAAGCATTTACAAAGATTTGAATAAGCAAGGcaga
Protein-coding regions in this window:
- the LOC139040862 gene encoding olfactory receptor 4A47-like codes for the protein MEQRNNVTEFVLLGLTQSLQGQKILFVVFLLIYVATMVGNLLIVLTVMVSPMLEVPMYFFLGYLSFMDAVYSTTVTPNLIIDLLCEKKTISFQACMSQLFIGHLFGGAEILLLVVMAYDCYVAICKPLHYLTIMNQRVCILLLLLAWIGGFLHAIVKLLLVYNLPFCGPNVIDHFICDMYPLLKLACTDTYIISLTVIANDGTICVVIFMLLLISYGVILHSLKNLSQEGRRKALTTCGSHITVVVLFFVPCIFMYVRPPSTLPIDKSLTVFYTVITPMLNPLIYTLRNGEMKNAMKKLWSRQSK